tatatattatttagtgTATTATAAGATccatacaataataaaaatccctGTGCTTGTCATAACAAATAATAGAATATTGTGCTCTTAAAAAATTTGTAGATTCAAATTTGAGAGGATGAGCTAAGCGTTGTCATCTTTAAGCTGTGTTTGGTTACCGATGTCTCCGGCGCGTTTCTGACAGCAATGAGATGGATTCAAGAAGACCTACAAGACCTGTTCAGAGATTACAGTGTAGCCATCTAAAACTAACTAGGACCCTATCCAAGACAATACAGGGGTAAGAGAATCTCCGTTAAGGGCGGGAGTGACTCGCACCGAACCTTTCTCCCATCAcgagaacaaaagaaaagaatcaaatggggtttttttctataaaaaagacCAAGTATCCCGGGTTATGGTATCCTTCAAGGAGACATGCGTGCACAGCTATTATAGATGGTAAAACAAACGCCGCGGTGATGGGTGCCTCAACTTGAATAGGACGAGAAGAGTAAACATTGGCATCATCCTCTTCAGTCCTCACCATGATTATGAACAATAGCGACCCTTGTGGCTATGCATGGAGGCGGCGCCCGAGTGGAACTGGGATTCTAAATGTTTCTGCAGTGATTTGACCTGCTATACAGTGCCTCTGGGAAGTGGTGCGGGCTTGCTTTGTTTTGAAACTCATGGACATGCATCTGCACCATCTCAGTGATGAGCAATCTGGAGCAAAAGATGGGGAGGTAAATTCATTTGGTGTTTTAACACACTATTTTGTAGGCCCACGTAGCAAAGTCTCCATCAAGTGTTCGAACCGCAAAGAAAGACTGCTGGGCTCTAAGAACATAATAAACCCGGGCTGCTTCTAGCTCACGCAAGACATTGAATCGTGGGTGACCCAGAGACAGATTCACCATCACCCTAGACAAATGGAGTGGACAATCTGAGATTCCATAATTAACAGTGTCTTGGTTCCCAGATTGATTGATGAAAACATGTGAATCTAACAAGATTATGAACTCGTTTGGCAACGTGTTAGCGTtcgtgttttttcaaaaacgcatGGAATTATCGTTTGGTTACAAATACTGAATGTTTCAAAACACATGGGTCCTGCCATTTATATGTGGCAGGACCACGAGTTTTCAGAAGCAgtattttactgtttttttacgAGTTTCAACCTGTGAAGCatagaattgcactgttcacgggttttttttgttttttttgcaatttgttaatttttttaacaattttttttaaaaaactagtttataatgaattaaattcactcgtattgtgatgtgaacaatattttttttcatgaaaaactagtatagagtaaattaaattcactcgtactgtaatatcaattttatatctgataatattttatctgattttaTTACACGGtcacaaaattatgaaaactgtagtttttatcggctgaattttgtatgtaatggaattataaatagtttaatggaataataaaaaatattttatatcaagtattatttatttcatgatgtaataggagaAGTTAATACTactctatttaaatttaaaactatcaatatatatatatatattaaaattattttataaccttaatttcaaaagcattcttaactaaatacattaaactattttttcttcaacctcaattttaactacagttttaaccaaacacctattttttcaaaccaccctcaactaaaagtactttttataaaataacttttttcaaaccacaaccacaacagttaTCGCAATACCAAATATACTCTATATAGACGGCAAAAAGTGACAATATATTGCAATGCCTTATCTGTCCTCATCTAAAAAGGGAACTGACCGACTCAGCCAATGCtctcaacaaaatcaaattgtcAAGTCACATCCCGCGGCATCACATGCCATTAAGCTGCTGTTTATCCAGCTACAATATTTGCGAACTAACACCCGCAACAACTTGCAATAACACCgagaaattatatttaatagtgcgcctgtttgtttctgtgttttaaaagtatttttaataaaatttaaaatttttttatttttttattagcttcaaattaatatgtttttagtgttttcaaatcattttaatatgctgatgtcaaaaataatttttaaaaaataaaaaaacattattagcatgtattttgacacgaaaaactatttaaaaagcaaccacaatcACACTGACAAACAAACCCACTAGTGGGAGCACTGGATGGAAACACAAGGAAGATTAGCCTCGACAAGCTTGATCATCGATCTAAGCTTTGCATAAGAACAAAATAGACTGTACTGCGAACTCTAGTGCTGGGCTCTTCACCAAGTCAAAGAACTGTAAAACAAGACCTCAATATCAAGATTTATCATCGGGTGTCCAGAAAATCTCAGCCTGCAGACAGATAGACCAAGGCCGAGTCGAAGACTTTGCAGAAATGCTTTTGACAACCCTATATGGCCTCCAGCTGCAATATCAACAATCCAAGGAGATGGACATTGCCACAATGACATCTTAAAGGTTCATGCTAGTGCTAACTTCATTCTGTAGAAATGgcctttaaagttttattgCACAATTTAATTGtgtacataaatttttatttatttgaaagtgTCATTAaagttgcttttaaaaatattttttacttaaaaatatgttaaaataatatatatattttatttttttaaaattattttcagcatgcaaaacgatctaaaaaataaaataatttaataatttttttttaaaatttcacaatTTATTTCTAAAGTGTTGCAAACGGGGCTAAAATGTAATGCTTCCAGGCGTAGAAACGCTAACGGATTTATGATAGATGAGTCTCTCATATGCAACGTATTTATGGCATCTCCCAAAAGGCAAAAAGCACTTGCAGCAACCGGTGGCCAAAACTACGAAGACAGAGTATTGGGAATAACAAGTAACAATTGCTATGCTAAGCTAACAAACACTAGCTCACCCAAATCCTCATCCAGAAAGAATGCAGAAAGTTAAGGAAATTGGAATTCACTCTGGATTCTCAGCACGGTGGAGTTCAATCTTTAATAGCACCGCTATGATtcccggggggggggggggggggaagataAATAACAAGGCCACCATAGTCGACTGTTCTATCCTATATTACAGGGATTAATGAAAGTCTTCAATTTCCACTCGAGCTTTAACTAGATGCTCAACACCAAAGCCATAAATACAAGCAGGGGCGGCGTTACGTGATGAGAAATTTCCCGAAACATGCTCTCATGTCAAAAACAGATAATTCAAAATGTCACCCAGTAAGCACCTACCAGCAAAATATGATGCTACAGAAAAGCTTTAGGACTTGGCCAAAACTCCACCAGAAAAACGAAGAAACATGCTGAAAATAAAGCGATGCACAAAATTCTAACATACATAATGCAAGATAATTGAGAGTTGGTCAAAATGAATCACATATTCCAGTTTCATTCAACATCCCGAGTTAATAGCAAGTTGATCGAGTGTCTAACAATCCTCAATCCTACTGCAGCCGAGATAAACAATTCTTAAACCATGTAGATGATTGCTCAATATTTAGTCTGCACTGCGAAGAGTTCCACAATAATAAAATGCTGAAAACTTTAAAGTCAGCATGGGTGGAAAGTATCGGCAATGCTAGGCAGTGAGGATTTTCAATAAAGCATACCCTACATTTGCAGAGTGATATAcaatgttttcattttcttcttgttggcAGGTCCAATGTCATGTAGACATATCCAGTACCATTCCCACATGGAACTAGAAGAACTCAGAGACACGGTCACCCCTTGAAACTCTCCGACTACCATGACACTCACAAGATCATTAGAACTTCTATCCAAGGGATTTACCGAAACCATACCACGAAAACCCAAAATAGAAGACAAAAAGAATTACAACATTGTTGCGACCCTTAGCCTCAATTCATTCAACGATGACTCTAAACTACAGGAGTGAATTTCTTGCCTCTACTTTCTCCGAAAAGAACTTAGTTGCAAGCAtgttattcatcaaatattCCCTATATGGACCGGGAGATAAATCACGTGTGAAAATCAAAACTTCACTTCATATTCCACAGCCTCTCTGCACAGGAAGGCGCAACGAGAAGTAAATCCTCTGTTTTGTACAGAATTTTATGCACGCAAGGAATAGAATCTAACATGACAACGCACTGCTACAGAAAAGTTGAGTTACTTGTGAATCATTTGGTATGAGTTAAATAGACAAGCAAAATTAAAGGATATTAAATCATAATCTTACACTGCATAAAGATTTCATAACGACAACTAGCCATTAACAGCACAAGCTTAAAGACTACCAATTCAACCGTCCAAAAAGGCAGTAGCACATGGGACTGGAGCCGAATCACAGGCTCCAAACCTGAATTCTTTACGGTCACATATTCTCTACAATCATTGGATTAACATGACATTTTAGCTTGAGTTTAACCAGCTAAAATATTCTCGCTAAATGATACCTGTAATAATCTGAAATTTCAATGAGAAAATATATGGTAAAAAACACAAGTATGAACCGTCATGGCCAAGCCTGATCACCCCAAATTTGCCAAATTACAGTAAAGACACCATAATGCAAACTCCAGCATTTGCCTCCTATCTGGTACAAAGTTGAACCCACTCGGCCTCGTCATGCAAAGCACTTGCAGAGATGGTGGATCTCTTCAACACCTTAGTATAAGCCTTACATGCATTTTCAACAATCAAAGAAGATGCACATGGCACAACGCCATCTATAAATTCCTCCCGAGGCCAACTTTTGTATTCAAGAAATGGCTTTTTCAGTCCTAATTAACAAGTTACAGAGTGAAACTAAAATAGCACACATCTTTGTGAAGAATAATTTAAAGACAATAAATAGCCTGCAAGCAAACTATAGCCTGTGATGCGAGATATTCACCACATCTCTTAAATAGCGCTTTTGATGCCCATTTCCAAAGCATCACAAGGGCTAACAGACTTCTGAATTAGCGATTAAGAATTGTTATGTGGAGCTAACAGACACTAGCTCACCCAAAGTACTCATCCAGAAAGAGCAGAAAAGGTGTTGGAGTCCACTTCACATTCTCACCAAAGAGTACCTTAATATTCGTTGACAATAGCATGACTAGGATTTACTGgggcggaggaaaagaaaagcaacaaGGCCAACATGGTTGTATTCTAGAATCTTTATCATGAGGAATAGCATTTGCATTCACTTTCTTCTACTTGGCAAGTTTAGAAGCGAATGTCATGTCATAATtatgaagtttttttctttcaggtTTGGCTAAGGGATAACTAGGAATAATAGGTCACATGGATGAATTTAGCACTTCACGATCATGCAGAAAATCAACCAAAGTGAAATGCGAAGCTGGTTTCTGATGATTAACATGGCTATTGTTCTGAGTGTTGGAAGCACTCGGgttcagataaaataaaaactagcatCCAGGAACGCTTAATTGGGTCACCCAGTACAAGGGTGAATGGGCACCTTAGTCTTGCTAATGAAGCCAATGAAGTTCAAAATGCACACAACATGGAGTATTTTACCCTCCTTCCCAACCAAGTAGAAGAGAACTAAATGATTTTGCAAATTCATAGCCTTAGCAGGACATACAACAACATTAGCGGTCAATACCAGGACTCAACAAGTTAGACGATAAAATTTCAACCGAACAATGGTCAGTTCTACAAGGCCACAAATTCAGAATCACGCATTCCCCCCAAGAAACTTGCTTATAAGATATAGCTAAAGACTTCTATCTCCATGCAATAATCATTTGAGCTCTAAGTAGATGCAACTTTACCAGAGCCATAAATATATGCAATaccataacaaataaataaataaaaaattctcccCCGAATAACTAGCACATCCATTACCGTTTTCATTTCTAACTAGAAAAATAGAGAGACTGATAGTCCTTCACGAACACTTCCTCTAACCAGCATGGAAATTAAACCACTAACTAACTTCTATCCAAGGCATTTATCGAAACGAAAacgaaaatcaaaataacaacacaagaaaaaaggaaaaagttgCAACCTTGTTATTACCCTTAACCTCAATGCATTCTGCCACACCCCTCAACTCCTCTATCTCTCTACCTTCTCCGAAAAGAAGTTAGTAGCAAACATACTTTCAACCAAATACTCCCTATAAGGATGATTCCTCGGAACAAGCTTTTTAAACTGCTCAAACTTCTTTTCTGCTTCATCTTTCTTCCTCAATAAAGTATAAATCATCCCTTGACACAAATACGGCCTAAAATCCCTCGGTTCCTCTTTCACCAACTCCTCATAAACCTTCAACGCATCAAAATACTTCTCCTCCATTACTCTAACTTGCGCAATCAATAACTTAAAATCCCTCAAATCCgagttcttcttttctttcttacaTTTATTCATTGCACTCTCAATTCTTTTCAACACGACTTCCAACGAACCACCGGATTCCGAATTCGCCATTACAAGACCATGATAAGCCTCGACCCGAAGTGGGTCGTTTTGCAAAACTGCTTCAAACCCATCTTTAGCAGACTCAAAATCTCCACTGTAAGTGTAAATTTGCGATTTCAACAATGGCCATTCATCTTCATTTGGTTCCAGCTCGATTAATCGGTCAACAACTTCAATTGCCTCTTGAAGTTTCTTTGATTTGATCCTCACCTCCATGAGAGACCGTAAAGCTTCGACATCACTGGGGTTTTGGGCCAGATGATCTTGAAGAGCTCTTTCTTGTTCTTCAAACGAAACATTTTCTTTGGATGATTCTTTTGTGGGGTCTGCAGTGGATGAAGACGCGGCGACCGGGGAGGCGATTGCGGGTTTGGAGTTGAAGCGCGTGAAGAATAATACGGCAGCGGCGGTGAGAGTGATGGAAGTCGttttgatgatggtggtgagGGATTGATTGAATGGGGTGATGCGGGAGGAGGATGAGGCTCTAATTGAGGTGGAGAGTTTGAAGGGTGATGATGAGGGAGGTGGGGTTTTGAAGGAGAGCGAAACGATGGGGTTTGGAAATGATGGACGGTGGGGGTTGAGAGAGAGATTAAGGGGTTTAGCAATggactccattttttttcttctttcaagcTAAAAACCCTGATGATAAAAGGAGAGGAAAAGGAAGCGAAAGGAAAACCCTGGCCTGGAGAGGAGGGGAAGAAAAAGACTAACGCGATATGCcagttttgaatttatattatatatggaGTAGGGACCATTTGGGTTAGTTACCACCtttcttttgtttgatttaggaGCATCCATTATAGTCCCCTTGCGTTTATTTATGtgttcgtgtttttttttaaataattttttttattattttgttgttatgATATTgttagtaaattttttaaaaataaaaactattatctTAATACAtctccaacaaaaaaatatattttaaaaataattattaccacaatactaaaaattactattattttctattttttttgctggtttaatttttttttaaattcatccttATATGTTGTATTTGTTTAAAGTTGgacttcactcttttttttttaattttttattagtttatctcGATTTCATTACTTGACTTTTATAATTAGCATGTTCACTTAATGATGTGATTTAAacttcaccaaaaaaaatctattataagTCTTAGAAGAGGCAATTACAAGGCTAATGGcaaagaaactaaaatatatatttaattagattatttatgatatttcgACCAAATGTAAATTTCAAcatgtaataataaaatattagtcaatttaatttatatataatagagGCTTAATCATCTACTTCATgggtaattaattttaacagctaaagatttattttttctaatgcatAATTTTATGCTAATaagtatagttttttatttgactatTTGATCGAGCTAAATTTTTACTAGAAAATTTAAGAGTCCTTGTTTTAtatacatttaaaatttaatagtgATAGTACATTGAGAGGACTTTGCAAGAAAATCTAGAAAATACTTTGCGGGAtttacattagtttttttatgatattagaaGACATTCATTATgtataaatctaaatatttttttaaaaaaatcttattcaaTTACTTTCTTaagcatttttttatcatcatttaattaaataaaatattaattccaAGAAACAAAGTCATTAAACATCACCTGGAATAAAACCAGTGTTTGAGACcaaatttcttgatttatattattttttcaatttaatctttagttattacaaaaagattatttatttatttattgaaacagATGatccttgatttatttaattaaatatatacatcatcttttaaagattttttcatatcaaaaacctgtaaatatgttttgttgaaaaaaatatttattcaatttttggCCAAACACAAGTCAAACAACTAGTTAAAGACTAAATCTATAAACATCATGATACCTTTAATTTCaattgtaatgcttaagttgcatatatatatatatatattttttatttttttatattcaattttagAGGAAAGCTAAAGTTTCACAGGAAGaggagatataaaaaataaaagcaagagGGATgcgctaaaaaaaaaaaccaataaaaaactcTGGTTGAAATAGGGTTTTGTTTTGGCCGTGGGTAATTAGTGATGTTAAtgtaattacaaaaattataggccggatatatttcaaaaaatacatgGCACAAGTTgtcgaaaatatattttttttacacgacataaaaaaatataatgtaaacttgaaattataaaattataagtaaatattttaactaaatatatatttacagagTAAAGAAGGGGCTGCGAGGATTCCCCTATATTGAGGAAAAAGCAGAAATGGATCATAAATAAGAGGACAAAGAGCATGGAGAAAAGCCTAGAAATGATCCggcaaattcaaataaaaacaaaccattACCTTACCTTATAAAAATCTATATGggctagtggtaagagcttagGAATAAGGAGTTtactccctcttaggtctcaggttcaaaccctatggctgctcatatgatggccactggaggcttacatggtcgttaacttcagggcccgtgggattagtcgaggtgcgcgcaagctagcccggacacccacgataatcaaaaaaaaaaaaaaaatatctacatGGGTCGGGTCTTTTTATCGCATTCTAGCTTCTCCATATACTACAAAAAGAAACCAATGCATATCACTAGCTACATCTAAGAAATGACAATTCAGCTACTGCTTTCAAAAGCAGGGGAAAATATTTCTTTCCCAGCTACAAAACTAAATGAATGTGGCTAGTTTATGTAATTAAGCTTCTGAATTTAGTATTGCCACTCCATCTTAGATCATACCCCCTTcaattcataattattaaatttagacTGGTTCATTGGATCGATCCGGTAGCTAGACCGGTCTGGtaagctaaaaaatcaaaataaacaaaaaccagATTAACCTGTGATCCGGGCGAGCCAGAAAAACCTGgttgaaacttgatttgtttttttttttctcaaatatattttttttactagctaGAAACCCTTTTCAagattcattatataaatattagaagaatattttatttttaaatgtaggATTGaatccctttaatatatatattatatattcataaaaaaagttatgtttttttattatggaataaaaatcttttttagtttaaatactttaacttaaaagaataatatattaacataatatttttttaatatgagatataaaaccttttaaaataatattttaaactttattatttataacatgtatagtatatattttcatggattatttattaatttttttatataaaatattaaaattttaaatattttttttaattttttcaggttaACCCATGTAACTCAGAACCCGACTCTTTAACCGGATAAACCCCAGGTTACTCTGATAACAATGCTTCATTTCTcccatcaaattaataaatagcCAGTTCTGCTAAATCTAAAGCAATTTTAAgctagaaatacaataacaGGACATACCTCCATAGATAATCTTTCCGTTTCAGGACCTCCCCGTACACAGTAGGCAGCTCGCCGCTACAAGAATTGAAAAGGGGGGAATAAGAAACAAAACAGGGAAAAACAAAAGCCTATTGAGAGTAGGATAGAGCAGCAGTACAAAGATTTAACCTAAAAAGATGAGCATTCTTGGctgaccaccaccaccaccactgaCGCAAACAGCTCCGAAACATTTTCCAACGTGCAGGCTGGCGTACAGAACATGAGATTTGTTAACAACAGCTGAACAGTTTAAGACTATAAAAAACCAAGATTATTACtgtaattgataaaaataacttcaaattaatacaCAAACATGCCGagatcaaaaagaaaaacacgcCTGTAATCCTTGATAAATCCAATCACTTTCGCATCATATTCAAAACCTGGGTTCCATTATAGTGTACCATAGCCAAAAACCCAGAAAACCATCTCTGCTTGTTTCCTGAGAAAGGACACCAtccatatatttaaaaataaacgaCAAGTAACCTTTTAGGTGGTGGCACATGGTAAAAATTTGGGATCAAAAGGTTTGCTTTCTCtgtagtctcaggttcgagccctgtggttgctcgtatgatggccactggaggcttacatggtcgttaacttcagggcccgtgggattagtcgaggtgcgcgcaagctggcccggacacccacgttaaactaaaaaaaaaataaacgacaAGGAAACTATCTAAGTGGTGGTCTAGTGATAAGAGTttgggatcaagaggtttgctccctctatggtctcaggttcgaaccctgtggttgctcatatgatggccactggaggcttacatggtcgttaacttcaaggcccgtgaaattagtcgaggtgcacgcaagcgggcccgaacacccacgttaaactaaaaaaaaaaattaaacgacAAGGCTAATCCCAAATCAtgacattataattttattttttaaaaaaaaagaggttcaaGAATCAACACAGACAATAGTGATTTTGATCGGCCATATTCTCCAAATTCAAAGAATTACCGCAAGAAACAcaaactttcttttgttttttacaggGTAGGCAAAGAGAGCTAACCTGGCAAGAAGTGGGTTTGATGAGAATGAACTTGCAATtggaaatagaaatagaaatttaaatgtcttcttttgttttttacttcttCATTTCACTTTTAGCAAGAAGGCTAAGGTTGAGAACGGTGTTGATTTGGATTTATTTATACCTCTACAAAGTCATAAAATCAAGTGAAAAATCACGatcttatataattttgatcgagcttattaattttatacgtctggttttattaattttcaagtttttattttaaatttatttattagatacaTATTCactcataaaattatataattttataattcaattcataattttaacaacaaatctacatttacacacacacacacacctgcCGACAGCATCCATCCATGTTTTTCCAATTCCTTAATAATAAACTACAGCAAATAATTAGATGCATTCCTCGAGCCCATGAAAAGATATTTACATGTATCATGTAAAACTGTTATCTTGCTTTTGGGCTGTTATTCATAGTGTACCTTGAATTGTTTTTGGGTGCCTTCCCGGTCCACCGCTATTGAATATGATGAGAGTATATGATATATAGCCAggtgtcaatatatatatatatatatatatatatatatatataaagaaacatttttttttataaaatcaaaattaattacatgttttaattaaaatcataatattttaaacgcAGGAGCGATAAACTAGTTATAGTACTGTTTCAAGTTATAGACGAATGTATCATAAAAATCTGCCCTCGCCCTTtgtaattaactaattatttaaattattacaatTGCAAATGATTGATTGTAATTGCCAACTCATAAAGCAATTTATTATATCCTAGAGAGGAAAGTGGTGGGTGCAGCTGCCCCTGATTTGAGATGTCATTTTATGATTCCGTactataatagttattttttaaaataatattttttattaaaataataattatttttaacatcaatatattctaataaaataatttaaaaatactaaaacaatttaatttaacataataaatattttcaaaaatatttttgaaacttgAGCATGGCCTTGTATTAATAATAGCATTGGTTATTTCTTTAACACGTAtgtattaattattatcatagcaAGTAATCCTGGAATTTGCCCAAGAATATGCTCAagtaattagaaaattaattaatagggCAAACTAGAGTAACCACATACTCTTCCGAGTTTCAAGTAATTCTTtgatatcatattttaaaaatgttttttaaacaagtttaatttttttaatttttaattaatatatttttatatttttaaattattttaaaaaaacaactataatcaaaatttcaaaacactGTTATTCTAGATGTTGTTGTCTTCCCTCTTGTCTTGTTCCGCAGAGGCTGGCTGGTCCCCACCCGCAAAGAGTTTGTTTTTGACTTGGCGAGCCAAGATTCAGAGCACGATGCTACCCAGGCTCGTGGGAAAATACTAGCGACGGACCTGCTAAGAAATCGTAGTTGTAGGGATTCATCATTCATGGATCGTGACTCTTAATTATTTGACACTGTAACCTTCGTGGACCTGCTGATTAAGAAGATTTTGGATTAAGATTTTGTACaagtattaatttgaaaaatatctaaatatacCATATTGATGCATGTGGAAATAcgttttttaagattattaagaaaaacaatccaTTC
The Populus nigra chromosome 3, ddPopNigr1.1, whole genome shotgun sequence genome window above contains:
- the LOC133688062 gene encoding protein SLOW GREEN 1, chloroplastic-like encodes the protein MESIAKPLNLSLNPHRPSFPNPIVSLSFKTPPPSSSPFKLSTSIRASSSSRITPFNQSLTTIIKTTSITLTAAAVLFFTRFNSKPAIASPVAASSSTADPTKESSKENVSFEEQERALQDHLAQNPSDVEALRSLMEVRIKSKKLQEAIEVVDRLIELEPNEDEWPLLKSQIYTYSGDFESAKDGFEAVLQNDPLRVEAYHGLVMANSESGGSLEVVLKRIESAMNKCKKEKKNSDLRDFKLLIAQVRVMEEKYFDALKVYEELVKEEPRDFRPYLCQGMIYTLLRKKDEAEKKFEQFKKLVPRNHPYREYLVESMFATNFFSEKVER